In Sutterella faecalis, a genomic segment contains:
- a CDS encoding asparagine synthase, whose protein sequence is MSAVFGRIDYREPGAERADLGAMAVRLAHRAGIEEASSPQKVKDAMDSAVFSRGALGALRSLSDAETPHAAVEPGSAALVLSGSFFSQADDARPEGPAFGGRAPASALFSALYPLREDKRGAARVLRRVSGHFAGAFYDEASGELLLFRDVLGAEPLYWAATQRGIAFASEIRALLALREVRERTRVNLRAVDQLMTWPGPVAPDTFFTGIEAVPAGFMLVFNPKNFQAGSGPERVVFDDFDYPLLKDRRPFGANDDPRPWIEELERLFTRAVGRRLQGNPAFLSSGGIDSALVNTVAKALGANDMHTFSIGFADRAMDERPWQRSVTEAVGSVHHERVVDTKDVYARLPDVVRLGEAPLKESYNGCALMLAEMVRAEGFTSVLSGEGSDELFAGYAGYLLNSEPPEEEAEDPLEQAEEARMRRRLWGDPTFFYEREYAAHERIRRDLYSPDVAERFERFSATARPPVNLAMLRGRHRLNQRTYLDAKLRVADHELTDHGDRVLMSQGITGRYPFLDKDVLEFSARIPPELLIYDEREKYPVRAMGAKYVPKAILNRRKFSFVAAGTPDLLKLRLDWVEELLSRENIRRAGYFDADAVENLKKLYLRPGFRINQTYEEDFLMIVLSFHLWLRIFEMPDFS, encoded by the coding sequence ATGAGTGCTGTTTTCGGTCGAATCGATTACCGTGAGCCGGGCGCTGAACGAGCGGATCTCGGCGCGATGGCAGTGAGACTCGCCCATCGTGCCGGAATTGAGGAGGCGTCATCGCCGCAGAAGGTGAAGGACGCCATGGATAGCGCGGTGTTTTCACGCGGAGCCCTTGGCGCTCTCCGGTCGCTCTCCGATGCAGAGACGCCTCATGCTGCCGTGGAGCCCGGGAGCGCCGCACTCGTGCTCTCCGGTTCGTTTTTCTCTCAGGCGGATGACGCTCGCCCGGAAGGTCCGGCTTTCGGCGGCCGGGCCCCGGCTTCAGCACTCTTTTCAGCGCTTTATCCCCTGAGAGAAGACAAAAGAGGAGCGGCCAGGGTCCTCAGGCGCGTTTCCGGGCACTTTGCCGGGGCCTTTTATGATGAGGCGTCGGGAGAGCTCCTCCTTTTCCGCGATGTGCTCGGCGCCGAGCCGCTTTACTGGGCGGCAACGCAAAGAGGCATTGCGTTTGCGTCCGAAATCCGTGCGCTTCTCGCCCTCCGGGAGGTCCGAGAGAGAACGCGGGTGAACCTGCGTGCCGTCGATCAGCTGATGACGTGGCCCGGGCCGGTGGCGCCCGATACGTTCTTTACCGGAATTGAAGCCGTGCCGGCAGGCTTCATGCTGGTATTCAACCCGAAGAACTTTCAAGCCGGATCCGGTCCCGAGCGCGTGGTTTTTGACGATTTCGACTATCCGCTCCTGAAGGACCGCAGGCCCTTCGGCGCCAATGATGATCCGCGCCCCTGGATCGAGGAGCTTGAAAGGCTCTTTACCCGGGCGGTCGGCCGCAGGCTTCAAGGCAATCCTGCTTTTCTCTCATCGGGCGGCATCGACAGCGCGCTCGTCAATACGGTTGCAAAAGCGCTGGGCGCAAATGACATGCACACCTTCTCGATCGGCTTTGCCGACCGTGCCATGGATGAGCGTCCCTGGCAGAGATCGGTGACGGAAGCGGTTGGGAGCGTGCATCATGAACGCGTGGTGGATACGAAGGACGTCTATGCGAGGCTTCCCGACGTCGTTCGTCTGGGTGAAGCGCCGCTGAAGGAGTCCTACAACGGCTGCGCCCTGATGCTCGCGGAAATGGTGCGCGCGGAAGGGTTCACGAGCGTGCTTTCGGGAGAAGGGTCCGACGAGCTCTTTGCGGGCTATGCGGGTTATCTTCTGAATTCCGAGCCCCCGGAAGAAGAGGCCGAGGATCCGCTCGAGCAGGCGGAGGAAGCGCGCATGCGGCGCCGCCTCTGGGGAGATCCGACCTTCTTTTATGAGCGTGAATACGCCGCGCACGAAAGAATCCGGCGCGACCTCTATTCGCCCGACGTTGCGGAGCGCTTCGAGCGCTTCAGCGCGACGGCAAGGCCCCCGGTCAATCTCGCGATGCTCCGCGGCCGGCATCGTCTCAATCAGCGCACCTATCTCGACGCGAAGCTCCGCGTGGCCGACCATGAGCTCACCGATCACGGCGACCGCGTCCTCATGTCTCAGGGCATTACGGGACGCTACCCGTTCCTCGACAAGGATGTCCTCGAATTCTCCGCACGCATTCCGCCGGAGCTTCTGATCTATGACGAGCGCGAAAAGTATCCTGTTCGTGCAATGGGTGCAAAGTATGTGCCGAAGGCGATCCTGAACCGCCGCAAATTCAGTTTTGTGGCTGCCGGGACGCCCGACCTGCTGAAGCTCCGTCTTGACTGGGTAGAGGAGCTCCTCTCCCGGGAAAACATCCGGCGCGCGGGATATTTTGATGCCGATGCCGTTGAAAATCTGAAGAAGCTTTACCTGCGCCCGGGGTTCCGCATCAATCAGACTTACGAAGAAGACTTCCTTATGATTGTGCTCTCCTTCCACCTCTGGCTCAGGATCTTTGAGATGCCTGATTTTTCCTGA
- a CDS encoding ABC transporter substrate-binding protein, whose product MKKRRFLETFAAAAATSGMALADAPTEHIGSVSGFLTSPGEREAARRQRVFNVALLVNETGLDATAGRRHEAMALFAAEEINAAGGVLGRRMAVNVLDCESDLEMTKLAIDSVLKVSESFVAIIGVGTSEQARLCIPLADSAGIPYLSTKAKSPGLCFAPDGSIRPWIFRLNLDAGSLGAACGLMTAQKGGRRIAALIEEGNVEEQAVSNGFKSTFDIEGDREYREIVYPRGTMSLWAYLAMAEAYGTDTLLFPARGDRQSIGILQFCDRKMKCDLVVWDDYREEPYWKDDAEMLNRVYSFSAFNRADSGVAAWLEKAKAAADRYGVPITSDAQRYALLDASHSYMAVKLLADSLGRADSFRPERIRSSIQSATDLYWAGRTPLTIGILHEPTENSAYFYHGNPSNSEPPMGSVVVDVPDSV is encoded by the coding sequence ATGAAAAAGCGCCGATTCCTGGAAACCTTTGCCGCCGCCGCTGCTACGTCCGGCATGGCATTAGCGGATGCGCCGACCGAGCATATCGGGAGCGTCTCCGGCTTTTTGACGTCGCCCGGAGAACGGGAGGCCGCCAGGCGTCAGCGCGTTTTCAATGTAGCGCTCCTCGTGAATGAAACGGGGCTCGATGCAACAGCCGGCCGCAGGCATGAGGCCATGGCCCTTTTTGCGGCGGAAGAAATCAATGCCGCGGGCGGCGTGCTCGGCCGACGCATGGCGGTGAATGTTCTCGATTGCGAAAGCGATCTGGAGATGACGAAGCTTGCCATTGATTCGGTACTGAAGGTTTCCGAAAGCTTCGTTGCGATCATTGGGGTAGGAACATCGGAACAGGCGAGGCTCTGCATTCCATTGGCGGATAGTGCAGGGATTCCGTATCTCTCCACGAAGGCCAAAAGTCCAGGACTCTGCTTTGCGCCGGACGGCAGCATCCGCCCCTGGATTTTCAGACTGAATCTCGATGCCGGATCGCTCGGCGCGGCCTGCGGACTGATGACTGCGCAAAAGGGCGGCCGGCGGATCGCTGCGCTGATTGAAGAAGGCAATGTTGAGGAGCAGGCGGTTTCGAACGGCTTTAAAAGCACCTTTGACATTGAAGGAGACCGCGAATACCGGGAGATCGTTTATCCCCGGGGAACCATGTCGCTCTGGGCTTATCTGGCAATGGCGGAAGCCTACGGCACGGATACGCTTCTCTTCCCGGCGCGCGGGGATCGTCAATCGATCGGAATTCTGCAGTTCTGCGACCGAAAGATGAAGTGCGATCTTGTCGTCTGGGATGACTATCGAGAAGAGCCGTACTGGAAGGATGATGCGGAGATGCTCAACCGCGTCTACAGCTTTTCCGCATTCAACCGCGCCGATTCGGGGGTAGCCGCCTGGCTTGAAAAAGCAAAGGCTGCGGCAGACCGCTACGGCGTTCCCATCACAAGCGATGCGCAGCGCTACGCGCTTCTCGATGCCAGTCACTCGTATATGGCTGTGAAGCTCCTCGCCGACAGCCTCGGACGCGCGGATTCCTTCCGTCCTGAGCGCATCCGCAGCTCTATTCAGAGCGCGACCGATCTCTATTGGGCGGGACGGACGCCCCTCACGATCGGAATACTCCATGAGCCCACGGAAAACAGCGCCTATTTCTATCACGGGAACCCTTCGAATTCAGAGCCTCCGATGGGTTCCGTAGTGGTCGACGTGCCGGACTCGGTCTGA